The Mycolicibacterium boenickei genome has a segment encoding these proteins:
- a CDS encoding phytoene desaturase family protein encodes MDVTIVGSGPNGLSAAVICARAGLSVRVIEAQPTPGGGARTLPDPEFPGVGHDICSAVHPLALASPFFAAYDLQARGVELAVPDISYASPLIDRPAAVGYRDIERTCAELESGDSWRRLLGPLAADCDGVVGLILGDKRSVPPSLGAAVRVAPRLLAQGTPLWRTLAGEDARALFSGVAAHTISTMPSLVSGGAGLMLATLGHAVGWPIPIGGSQAIPDALLADLTAHGGELVLGHEVTEPPSGVVIYDTAPTALLAIYGKALPPRYARALSRYTYGPGVAKVDFVLSGEIPWRDPRLAQAPTLHLGGSRAQMALAESEIAAGRHAEWPMVLAALPHIADPTRIDDAGRRPLWTYVHVPNNSTLDLAESVTAIIERFAPGFRDLVVGVRSVPASRMDEHNANLVGGDIGVGGNNMASALLGPTPRFDPWTTPIPKAYLCSSATPPGGGVHGMAGFYAARTVLKREFGITDLPKLAP; translated from the coding sequence GTGGACGTCACAATCGTCGGCAGCGGCCCCAACGGTCTGTCCGCCGCCGTCATCTGCGCCCGAGCCGGATTGTCGGTACGTGTCATCGAAGCACAGCCCACCCCTGGTGGCGGCGCGCGCACCCTGCCCGACCCGGAGTTCCCCGGCGTCGGCCACGACATCTGTTCGGCGGTCCACCCGCTGGCGCTGGCGTCGCCGTTCTTCGCGGCCTACGACCTGCAGGCGCGTGGCGTCGAGCTGGCCGTCCCCGACATCTCCTATGCCAGCCCACTGATCGACCGGCCCGCCGCGGTGGGCTACCGCGACATCGAGCGCACCTGCGCCGAATTGGAATCCGGCGATTCCTGGCGACGGCTGCTCGGCCCGCTGGCCGCCGACTGCGACGGCGTGGTCGGACTCATCCTCGGCGACAAGCGGTCGGTACCGCCCTCGCTGGGCGCAGCCGTCCGCGTCGCACCCCGGCTCCTGGCCCAGGGCACCCCGCTGTGGCGGACACTGGCGGGTGAGGACGCCCGGGCACTGTTCAGCGGCGTTGCCGCCCATACGATTTCGACGATGCCGTCCTTGGTTTCCGGAGGCGCCGGGTTGATGCTGGCGACACTGGGCCATGCCGTGGGCTGGCCGATCCCGATCGGCGGGTCCCAGGCCATCCCCGACGCTCTGCTCGCCGATCTCACCGCGCACGGCGGTGAACTGGTGCTCGGGCACGAGGTCACCGAACCACCGTCGGGCGTGGTCATCTACGACACCGCACCCACGGCCCTGCTGGCCATCTACGGCAAGGCCCTGCCGCCGCGGTATGCCCGGGCGTTGAGTCGCTACACGTACGGGCCGGGCGTGGCGAAGGTCGATTTCGTGTTGAGCGGCGAGATCCCCTGGCGTGACCCACGTCTGGCCCAGGCGCCGACTCTGCATCTCGGTGGTAGCCGCGCGCAGATGGCACTGGCCGAGTCCGAGATCGCCGCGGGGCGCCACGCCGAATGGCCGATGGTGCTGGCCGCACTCCCCCACATCGCCGACCCGACCCGTATCGACGACGCCGGTCGCCGCCCGTTGTGGACCTACGTCCACGTGCCCAACAACTCCACGCTCGACCTGGCCGAGAGCGTCACGGCGATCATCGAACGATTCGCGCCGGGCTTCCGCGATCTGGTGGTCGGAGTGCGCAGCGTGCCCGCGTCGCGGATGGACGAGCACAACGCCAATCTGGTCGGCGGCGACATCGGCGTTGGCGGCAACAACATGGCGAGTGCGCTGCTGGGCCCCACACCGCGGTTCGACCCCTGGACCACACCGATCCCCAAGGCCTACCTGTGCTCGTCGGCCACTCCACCTGGCGGCGGCGTGCACGGGATGGCCGGCTTCTACGCGGCCCGCACCGTGCTGAAACGCGAGTTCGGCATCACGGATCTGCCTAAGCTGGCGCCATGA
- the wrbA gene encoding NAD(P)H:quinone oxidoreductase, whose translation MTQPKVAVIYYSATGHGTHMAQRVTATAEAAGAEVRLRPVAETADPASFAHNPAWTANYEATKDLPSATGDDIVWADAVIFGSPTRFGSVASQLRAFLDSLGGLWSQGKLADKVYAGFTSTNTAHGGQETTLLTLYVTLMHWGGIIVPPGYTEPLKFADGNPYGASLLANHDNINEFDDTTYDALDHLARRVVSVAARLG comes from the coding sequence ATGACCCAGCCCAAGGTAGCCGTCATCTATTACTCCGCGACCGGACACGGCACGCACATGGCCCAGCGCGTCACCGCCACCGCGGAGGCCGCCGGCGCCGAGGTGCGGTTGCGGCCCGTCGCCGAGACCGCCGATCCGGCGTCCTTCGCCCACAATCCGGCGTGGACCGCGAATTACGAAGCCACCAAAGATCTTCCGAGCGCGACCGGTGACGACATCGTCTGGGCCGACGCGGTGATCTTCGGCTCCCCCACCCGGTTCGGTTCTGTCGCATCACAATTGCGCGCATTTCTCGATTCGCTCGGTGGCCTGTGGTCGCAGGGCAAGCTCGCCGACAAGGTCTACGCCGGGTTCACCTCGACCAACACCGCTCATGGCGGTCAGGAGACCACGCTGCTGACGCTCTACGTGACGCTGATGCACTGGGGCGGGATCATCGTGCCGCCCGGCTACACGGAGCCGCTCAAGTTCGCCGACGGCAACCCGTACGGCGCGAGCCTGCTGGCCAACCACGACAACATCAACGAGTTCGACGACACCACCTACGACGCGCTGGATCATCTGGCCCGGCGGGTGGTGAGTGTGGCTGCGCGGCTGGGCTGA
- the ilvC gene encoding ketol-acid reductoisomerase, with product MAVEMFYDADADLSIIQGRKVAVIGYGSQGHAHSLSLRDSGVQVKVGLKEGSKSRVKVEEQGLEVDTPAEVAKWADVIMVLAPDTAQAEIFKNDIEPNLEDGNALFFGHGLNIHFGLIKAPANVTVGMVAPKGPGHLVRRQFVDGKGVPCLIAVDQDPKGEGQALALSYAAAIGGARAGVIKTTFKEETETDLFGEQAVLCGGTEELVKAGFEVMVEAGYAPEMAYFEVLHELKLIVDLMYEGGIARMNYSVSDTAEFGGYLSGPRVIDADTKKRMKDILTDIQDGTFVKRLVANVEGGNKELEALRKANAEHPIEVTGKKLRDLMSWVDRPITETA from the coding sequence ATGGCAGTTGAGATGTTTTACGACGCCGACGCGGACCTGTCGATCATCCAGGGTCGCAAGGTCGCCGTCATCGGCTACGGCAGCCAGGGACACGCGCATTCGCTGTCGCTGCGTGACTCGGGCGTGCAGGTCAAGGTCGGTCTGAAAGAGGGTTCGAAGTCCCGCGTCAAGGTCGAGGAGCAGGGCCTTGAGGTCGACACCCCGGCCGAGGTGGCCAAGTGGGCCGACGTGATCATGGTGCTCGCGCCCGACACCGCGCAGGCCGAGATCTTCAAGAACGACATCGAGCCCAACCTCGAGGACGGCAACGCGCTGTTCTTCGGCCACGGCCTCAACATCCACTTCGGCCTGATCAAGGCCCCGGCCAACGTCACCGTCGGCATGGTCGCCCCCAAGGGCCCCGGCCACCTGGTGCGTCGCCAGTTCGTCGACGGCAAGGGTGTGCCCTGCCTGATCGCCGTCGACCAGGATCCCAAGGGTGAGGGCCAGGCCCTGGCGCTGTCCTACGCCGCCGCCATCGGCGGTGCCCGCGCCGGCGTCATCAAGACCACCTTCAAGGAAGAGACCGAGACCGACCTGTTCGGTGAGCAGGCCGTGCTCTGCGGTGGCACCGAAGAGCTGGTCAAGGCCGGCTTCGAGGTCATGGTCGAGGCGGGCTACGCCCCGGAGATGGCCTACTTCGAGGTGCTGCACGAGCTCAAGCTCATCGTCGACCTGATGTACGAGGGCGGCATCGCCCGCATGAACTACTCGGTGTCCGACACCGCGGAGTTCGGCGGCTACCTGTCCGGCCCGCGGGTCATCGACGCCGACACCAAGAAGCGCATGAAGGACATCCTGACCGACATCCAGGACGGCACCTTCGTCAAGCGTCTGGTCGCCAACGTCGAGGGTGGCAACAAGGAGCTCGAGGCGCTGCGCAAGGCCAACGCCGAGCACCCGATCGAGGTCACCGGCAAGAAGCTGCGCGACCTGATGAGCTGGGTCGACCGGCCGATCACCGAAACGGCCTGA
- the ilvN gene encoding acetolactate synthase small subunit, whose amino-acid sequence MSNTTPTHTLSVLVEDKPGVLARVASLFSRRGYNIQSLAVGATEQKHMSRMTIVVSVEESPLEQITKQLNKLINVIKIVEQEDDNSVSRELALIKVRADATNRGQVIEAVNLFRAKVVDVSTESLTVEATGTPEKLEALLRVLEPYGIREIAQSGMVSVSRGPRGISAVK is encoded by the coding sequence ATGAGCAACACCACCCCCACCCACACCCTTTCGGTGCTGGTCGAGGACAAACCCGGTGTTCTCGCCCGGGTGGCCTCGCTGTTCTCTCGCCGCGGCTACAACATCCAGTCCCTGGCGGTGGGCGCGACCGAGCAGAAGCACATGTCGCGGATGACGATCGTGGTCAGCGTCGAGGAATCGCCGCTGGAACAGATCACCAAGCAGCTCAACAAGCTGATCAACGTGATCAAGATCGTCGAGCAGGAGGACGACAACTCGGTTTCCCGCGAACTCGCCCTGATCAAGGTGCGCGCCGACGCAACCAACCGTGGCCAGGTCATCGAAGCGGTGAACCTGTTCCGCGCCAAGGTCGTTGATGTTTCGACCGAGTCCCTGACGGTCGAGGCGACCGGTACCCCGGAGAAGCTGGAGGCCCTGCTGCGGGTCCTGGAGCCGTACGGTATCCGCGAGATCGCACAGTCCGGCATGGTGTCGGTCTCGCGCGGACCCCGTGGTATCAGCGCAGTGAAGTAA
- a CDS encoding acetolactate synthase large subunit, whose protein sequence is MSAPTTRPPARSGTAPANGAAKAKSESGQPNRVAPVQLTGAQAVVRSLEELGVDVVFGIPGGAVLPVYDPLFDSQKLRHVLVRHEQGAGHAASGYAHATGKVGVMMATSGPGATNLITPLADAQMDSIPVVAITGQVGRSLIGTDAFQEADITGMTMPITKHNFLVRNGDDIAQVMAEAFHIARSGRPGAVLVDVPKDILQGQCTFSWPPQMDLPGYKPNTKPHSRQVREAAKLIAAAHKPVLYVGGGVIRGEASAELLELAELTGIPVVTTLMARGAFPDSHPQHLGMPGMHGTVAAVGALQKSDLLIALGTRFDDRVTGQLSSFAPEAKVIHADIDPAEIGKNRHADVPIVGDVKAVITDLIEVLRRDGTTSAALKLDSWWEYLSGLKSTYPLSYGPQSDGSLSPEYVIEKLGQIAGPEAVYVAGVGQHQMWAAQFVKYENPKTWLNSGGLGTMGFAVPAAMGAKFARPEAEVWAIDGDGCFQMTNQELATCAIEGAPIKVALINNGNLGMVRQWQTLFYDQRYSQTDLATHSRRIPDFVKLAEALGCVGLRCERAEDVEDVINQARAINDRPVVIDFIVGADAQVWPMVAAGTSNDEIMAARDIRPLFDENDAEGHA, encoded by the coding sequence GTGAGCGCACCGACAACACGACCGCCAGCCCGGTCGGGAACCGCGCCTGCCAACGGCGCAGCCAAGGCCAAATCAGAATCGGGTCAGCCCAATCGGGTTGCACCGGTGCAGCTCACCGGCGCCCAGGCGGTCGTCCGGTCGCTGGAGGAGCTCGGTGTCGACGTCGTCTTCGGCATCCCCGGCGGCGCCGTGCTGCCCGTCTACGATCCGCTTTTCGACTCACAGAAACTGCGTCACGTGCTGGTTCGCCATGAGCAGGGCGCCGGTCATGCCGCCAGCGGCTACGCCCATGCCACCGGCAAGGTCGGCGTGATGATGGCCACCTCGGGCCCCGGCGCGACCAACCTGATCACTCCGCTGGCCGACGCCCAGATGGACTCCATCCCCGTGGTGGCGATCACCGGGCAGGTGGGCCGCAGCCTGATCGGCACCGACGCCTTCCAGGAAGCCGACATCACCGGCATGACCATGCCGATCACCAAGCACAACTTCCTGGTGCGCAACGGCGATGACATCGCCCAGGTGATGGCCGAGGCCTTCCACATCGCCCGCTCCGGTCGCCCGGGCGCGGTCCTCGTCGACGTTCCCAAGGACATCCTGCAGGGCCAGTGCACCTTCTCCTGGCCGCCGCAGATGGACCTGCCCGGTTACAAGCCGAACACCAAGCCGCACAGCCGTCAGGTGCGCGAGGCCGCCAAGCTGATCGCCGCGGCGCACAAGCCGGTGCTCTACGTCGGCGGTGGTGTCATCCGCGGTGAGGCCAGCGCCGAGTTGCTCGAGCTGGCCGAGCTGACCGGTATCCCGGTCGTCACCACCTTGATGGCGCGCGGTGCGTTCCCCGACAGCCACCCGCAGCACCTGGGGATGCCGGGCATGCACGGGACCGTGGCCGCCGTGGGGGCCCTGCAGAAGAGCGATCTGCTGATCGCTCTGGGTACTCGCTTCGACGACCGCGTCACCGGCCAGCTGTCGTCGTTCGCGCCCGAGGCGAAGGTGATCCACGCCGACATCGACCCCGCCGAGATCGGCAAGAACCGGCACGCCGACGTCCCGATCGTGGGTGACGTCAAGGCCGTCATCACCGATCTGATCGAGGTGTTGCGCCGCGACGGGACCACCAGTGCCGCACTGAAACTGGACAGCTGGTGGGAGTACCTGTCCGGGCTCAAGTCGACCTACCCGCTGAGCTACGGCCCGCAGAGCGACGGCAGCCTGAGCCCCGAGTACGTCATCGAGAAGCTCGGTCAGATCGCCGGACCCGAGGCGGTGTACGTGGCAGGCGTCGGCCAGCACCAGATGTGGGCCGCGCAGTTCGTCAAGTACGAGAACCCGAAGACCTGGCTGAATTCGGGCGGTCTTGGCACCATGGGCTTCGCCGTCCCGGCGGCCATGGGCGCCAAGTTCGCCCGTCCCGAGGCCGAGGTGTGGGCCATCGACGGCGACGGCTGCTTCCAGATGACCAACCAGGAGCTGGCCACCTGCGCCATCGAGGGCGCACCGATCAAGGTGGCGTTGATCAACAACGGCAACCTGGGCATGGTGCGGCAGTGGCAGACCCTGTTCTACGACCAGCGCTACAGCCAGACCGATCTGGCGACGCACTCGCGCCGGATCCCGGACTTCGTCAAGCTGGCCGAGGCGCTCGGCTGCGTCGGATTGCGCTGCGAGCGGGCCGAGGACGTCGAGGACGTCATCAATCAGGCCCGGGCCATCAACGACCGCCCGGTGGTCATCGACTTCATCGTCGGTGCCGACGCGCAGGTGTGGCCGATGGTCGCCGCCGGTACCAGCAACGACGAGATCATGGCAGCCCGGGACATCCGGCCGCTGTTCGACGAAAACGACGCCGAGGGGCATGCCTGA
- a CDS encoding PH domain-containing protein, protein MAHLAVGFLTLGLLTLVLSNPTVFSVLLVIPIALSAAIIRYRTTADTDTVTARSLTRSRTVQWGDIKGLRFDRSSWAIADLNDGTDLRLPAVTFATLPLLTEVSGGRVPNPYA, encoded by the coding sequence ATGGCGCACCTGGCAGTCGGCTTTCTGACGCTCGGTCTGCTGACCCTGGTGCTGAGCAATCCCACCGTTTTCTCGGTGCTGCTGGTGATCCCGATTGCGTTGTCGGCGGCCATCATCCGGTACCGCACCACCGCCGATACCGACACCGTCACCGCGCGTTCTCTGACGCGCAGCCGCACGGTGCAGTGGGGCGATATCAAGGGACTGCGGTTCGACCGGTCCTCATGGGCGATTGCCGACCTGAACGACGGAACCGACCTGCGCCTGCCCGCAGTGACGTTCGCAACATTGCCGTTGCTGACCGAGGTGAGCGGCGGCCGCGTACCGAATCCGTACGCCTGA
- a CDS encoding DoxX family protein: MTSHSQDPQAWQRPGYSDDSARPAGASLVDPEDDLPSATYGGDFETTAIPRYDSKSGDQSAFSLVGDPEPLPYVQPGGPAPIGPFSAEPAEIERDEFVDDRIRAAGRRGTQDLGLLILRVALGGLMIIHGLQKAFGWWGGPGLDGFNTQLGEMGFKNADILTYAATGGQIAAGVLLVLGLFTPIAAAGALAYLINGVLATAMAAHEQARLSEVITDGTEYRFIVVVAAAAIILTGPGRYGFDAGRGWARRPFVGSFVALLLGVAGGIAIWVLLNGGNPLG, from the coding sequence GTGACCAGTCACTCGCAGGACCCTCAAGCCTGGCAACGACCGGGTTACTCGGACGATTCCGCCAGGCCGGCCGGAGCCAGCCTGGTCGACCCCGAAGACGATCTGCCGTCGGCGACGTACGGCGGGGACTTCGAAACCACCGCGATTCCGCGCTACGACTCCAAATCGGGCGACCAGTCTGCCTTCAGCCTGGTCGGAGACCCTGAGCCGCTGCCGTACGTGCAGCCGGGCGGCCCCGCTCCGATCGGCCCCTTCTCGGCCGAACCGGCCGAGATCGAGCGCGACGAGTTCGTCGACGACCGCATCAGGGCCGCCGGCCGAAGAGGCACCCAGGACCTCGGCCTGTTGATCCTGCGCGTGGCACTTGGCGGGCTGATGATCATCCACGGCCTGCAGAAGGCGTTCGGATGGTGGGGCGGCCCCGGCCTGGACGGGTTCAACACCCAACTCGGTGAGATGGGCTTCAAGAACGCCGACATCCTGACCTACGCGGCTACCGGAGGCCAGATCGCCGCCGGCGTGCTGTTGGTGCTGGGGCTGTTCACGCCGATCGCGGCGGCCGGCGCCCTGGCCTACCTGATCAACGGGGTGCTCGCGACCGCGATGGCGGCCCACGAGCAGGCCCGGCTCTCGGAAGTCATCACCGATGGCACCGAATATCGGTTCATCGTCGTCGTGGCCGCGGCCGCGATCATCCTCACCGGACCGGGTCGCTACGGATTCGATGCCGGTCGCGGGTGGGCCCGGCGTCCCTTCGTCGGATCCTTCGTCGCCCTGTTGCTCGGCGTGGCCGGGGGCATCGCCATCTGGGTGCTGCTCAACGGCGGCAACCCACTCGGCTGA
- a CDS encoding PQQ-dependent sugar dehydrogenase, which produces MKSRRRMTGVAAVLCAAMLVGSGCARFDAAQSEPFTTEPKMEPGPTTTPPPPPPLPAKPFPKECKATGVMQGCLDSTSGLIMLPDSQSALVGERLTGAVKQVSVKAEPKVKVMIPVDPSGDGGLMDIVLSPTYSQDRLMYAYVSTPTDNRVIRIADGDVPKPILTGIPKGASGNMGSLTFTSKTTLLVQTGDAGDPALAADPGSLAGKVLRIEQPTTVNQAPITTALSGLGAAGAMCVDAADGSLYVTDRTPSADRLQRITKDSKVSTVWTWPDRPGVAGCAALEGTVLVNLVDPKKTVAVRLAPDTGAVTGDPEVVRENVRGHAWALQLSPDGNVWGATVNRTAGDAESFDDVVFPLFPQGGGFPRSNADNT; this is translated from the coding sequence ATGAAATCGCGCCGGCGGATGACGGGGGTGGCCGCCGTTCTGTGCGCCGCGATGCTGGTCGGTTCGGGCTGCGCCCGATTCGACGCGGCCCAGTCCGAGCCTTTCACCACTGAACCGAAGATGGAGCCGGGGCCGACCACGACGCCGCCGCCTCCGCCGCCGCTGCCTGCCAAGCCGTTTCCCAAGGAATGCAAGGCAACGGGCGTGATGCAGGGTTGCCTGGACAGCACCAGCGGTTTGATCATGCTTCCCGACAGCCAGTCCGCCCTGGTCGGCGAGCGGCTCACCGGCGCGGTCAAGCAGGTGTCGGTGAAAGCCGAGCCGAAGGTCAAGGTGATGATCCCGGTCGATCCGTCTGGCGACGGCGGCCTGATGGACATCGTGTTGTCCCCGACGTACAGCCAGGACCGGTTGATGTACGCCTACGTCAGCACACCGACCGACAACCGGGTGATTCGCATCGCCGACGGCGACGTGCCGAAGCCGATCCTCACCGGCATCCCCAAGGGCGCCAGCGGCAACATGGGGTCGCTGACTTTCACCAGCAAGACCACCCTGCTGGTGCAAACGGGTGATGCGGGCGATCCCGCACTGGCCGCCGATCCCGGATCACTGGCCGGCAAGGTGCTGCGCATCGAGCAGCCGACCACGGTCAACCAGGCCCCGATCACCACGGCGCTGAGCGGCCTCGGCGCCGCCGGGGCGATGTGCGTCGACGCGGCGGACGGTTCGCTCTACGTCACCGACCGGACTCCGAGCGCCGACCGTCTGCAGCGGATCACCAAGGATTCCAAGGTGTCCACGGTGTGGACCTGGCCGGACCGCCCAGGCGTCGCCGGGTGCGCCGCCCTGGAGGGCACGGTGTTGGTCAACCTCGTCGACCCCAAGAAGACCGTCGCGGTGCGGCTCGCCCCCGACACCGGCGCCGTCACCGGTGATCCGGAGGTGGTGCGGGAGAACGTGCGCGGACACGCGTGGGCGCTGCAGCTGTCCCCTGACGGCAACGTGTGGGGTGCGACCGTGAACCGGACCGCCGGCGACGCGGAGAGCTTCGACGACGTCGTGTTCCCACTCTTCCCGCAGGGCGGCGGCTTCCCGCGCAGCAACGCTGACAACACCTGA
- a CDS encoding TetR/AcrR family transcriptional regulator: protein MVRLSRTIVRVPDRPRRRYAPRLPREERREQLLDAAMTVLHDCPLHELRMEAVAEAGGVGKPVLYTAFRTRAELVTALLIREHQQGLSQVLAALPKNLSVTGPTDAYTATVTGFLRCVLENPTRWRLILTVPDSAPRDYRAAVRNARNQILTQVEQMAKAGIAVDPRLAALDAELLGHTLLSFAEMLGRLAVHDPDNYPRERLERYAAAAMTMLAGR from the coding sequence ATGGTTCGCCTATCACGTACCATTGTCCGGGTGCCTGACCGCCCCCGCCGCAGATACGCGCCGCGGCTACCGCGCGAGGAAAGGCGCGAGCAACTGCTGGACGCGGCGATGACCGTGCTCCACGACTGCCCCTTGCACGAGCTGAGGATGGAGGCGGTCGCCGAGGCCGGCGGAGTGGGCAAACCGGTGCTGTATACCGCGTTCCGAACCCGCGCCGAGCTGGTGACCGCCTTGCTCATCCGCGAGCATCAACAGGGGCTGAGTCAGGTACTGGCCGCGCTGCCCAAGAACCTGTCGGTCACGGGCCCGACGGATGCCTATACCGCGACCGTCACCGGTTTCCTGCGGTGCGTGCTGGAGAATCCGACCCGCTGGCGGCTGATCCTCACCGTGCCCGACAGTGCCCCGCGCGACTACCGCGCCGCCGTCCGCAACGCCCGGAATCAGATCCTCACGCAGGTAGAGCAAATGGCGAAAGCCGGCATTGCGGTGGATCCGCGGCTGGCTGCGCTGGATGCCGAGCTGCTCGGTCACACGTTGTTGTCGTTCGCCGAGATGCTCGGCCGGCTGGCCGTGCACGACCCGGACAACTACCCGCGTGAGCGGCTCGAACGGTATGCCGCCGCGGCGATGACGATGCTCGCCGGCCGGTGA